The Plasmodium vinckei vinckei genome assembly, chromosome: PVVCY_06 genome contains a region encoding:
- a CDS encoding RNA-binding protein, putative, translating into MIILKILFMFIGLIQSFMIKKIKWGDENLHGSPFRLYRAKYFRKFKTIPYIRDSGENHIKELTRERVKLNKHTANPITRGANFLFICNLDNRLSSQDVTHFFNYFIGIGSCVAQIKRNRYTGRNMGHGILKFKKAEDATIVLLNYQGIKLGEKNIILTEAFKNDYLEQKKHICNIYKPPT; encoded by the exons ATGATAATTTTGAAGATCCTTTTTATGTTCATAGGTCTAATTCAGTCatttatgataaaaaag ATAAAATGGGGGGACGAAAACTTGCATGGTAGCCCGTTTCGGTTATACAGGgcaaaatattttagaaaATTCAAAACAATACCATATATTAGAGATTCTGGAGAAAATCACATAAAGGAATTAACAAGAGAACGTGTAAAATTAAACAAGCATACAGCAAATCCAATAACACGCGGAGCTAATTTTCTCTTTATATGTAATTTGGACAATAGATTATCATCTCAAGATGTtactcatttttttaactattTTATTGGTATTGGAAGTTGTGTAGctcaaataaaaagaaatagatACACGg gaAGAAACATGGGACATGGGATTTtgaaatttaaaaaagctGAGGATGCAacaattgttttattaaattatcaaGGAATAAAGTTgggagaaaaaaatataattttaacagaagcttttaaaaatgattatttaGAGCAAAAAAagcatatatgtaatatatataagccACCCACATAA
- a CDS encoding small subunit rRNA processing factor, putative, translating into MDDQFDDTYNESDNLKKNNQINTESENDDESKNSNELNNSEDELSEELDNTSNNIKINKELPKKNKNIDNSSDDEKDINTNSESDYKSLIPPRKKLKNMKKEDNNMDESNNEMQDFDSDTKIDNDEFDKKEELFNISKKDKENINDIKNCNNSKIKNSKKRGICKREEKVLKKKRSIKEDKNGNIIRDSKGEGVRGVDINNVMKKKKKKKNINKSINGLNMKNNKAKKHNKNVENIKMTFDVTNRFTVLGCDWDNITSADIFYLFESYYNFEKGKKKAIDYGKSRAVKKVTIYTSKYGEKKLKYEQEHGPLIKCNGLNQKGKNGEAVYRTRNFIDCIKDDEEEDGKDESEELEGGSEEGENYRENSDDEDEENNSNDSDSGDTSSMKDKSRYIYKKGKNNDEIISTGITEEENEQIRLYQIQRSRYYFALVECHNKEIVEFLYEELNDMDADFCINYLDLRIIDDNCSLDDYKIKESCDKIPENYQFHYSVSTVLKHTRAKSSWDENPKRKKLLSTRFTEEKLRELDLKEYLANSSDSESTYENNSVSGNKNSLNSREDYRKLLLGDILADDNTKNSKKGISIYNNNDSFGKESDEIDDYDDDNDNNMDYDDNINNAWAYMNSDKDSISDESVKDSLVNKNNKYNDSNKFNKKGKAKGEFALPDNDSDKEDEVIQVFKNILKTKEKKEDNKTPWEKYLDKVKEKKKLKKKAYLESLKQKDEEIKKIITKKTIKRKKDGTIRNNNDNVIEKIKSHHALDGRFADLIKNKDFNLDITNPNYKKTKFNEEILKKKKL; encoded by the coding sequence atggatgaTCAATTCGATGatacatataatgaatcagataatttaaaaaaaaacaaccaAATTAATACAGAAAGTGAAAATGATGACgaaagtaaaaatagtaatgaattaaataattcagaAGATGAATTAAGTGAAGAATTAGATAATACTAGTAATAATATCaagataaataaagaattaccaaaaaaaaacaaaaatatagataataGTAGCGATGATGAAAAAGACATAAATACGAACTCAGAAAGTGATTATAAAAGTTTAATACCCcctagaaaaaaattaaaaaacatgaaaaaagaagataataatatggatgaatcaaataatgaaatgcAAGATTTTGATTCAGACACAAAAATTGATAATGACGAATTTGATAAAAAGGAAGaactatttaatattagcaaaaaagataaagaaaatataaatgatataaaaaactgtaataatagtaaaattaaaaactcGAAAAAACGAGGTATATGCAAAAGGGAAGAgaaagttttaaaaaaaaaacgttCAATAAAAGAGGATAAAAATGGTAACATTATTCGAGATTCTAAAGGTGAGGGAGTTCGAGGAgtagatataaataatgttatgaagaaaaagaagaagaaaaaaaatattaataaatcaaTTAATGGcttaaatatgaaaaataataaagccaaaaaacataataaaaacgttgaaaatattaaaatgacATTTGATGTTACTAATCGCTTTACAGTTTTGGGTTGTGATTGGGACAATATTACAAGTgctgatattttttatttatttgaatcaTATTATAACTTTGAAAAGGGTAAGAAGAAAGCGATTGATTATGGTAAAAGCAGAGCAGTTAAAAAGGTTACTATTTACACATCCAAATATGGAgagaaaaaattgaaatacGAACAAGAACATGGACCCCTTATCAAATGCAATGGCTTAAAtcaaaaaggaaaaaacgGAGAAGCTGTATATAGAACTCGCAACTTTATTGATTGTATCAAAGACGACGAAGAAGAAGATGGTAAGGATGAAAGTGAAGAATTAGAAGGGGGTTCTGAAGAGGGGGAAAATTATAGAGAAAACAGTGACGATgaagatgaagaaaataatagcaATGACTCTGATAGTGGCGATACATCATCAATGAAAGATAAATCTCGctacatttataaaaaaggaaaaaacaatgatgaaataataaGTACAGGAATTActgaagaagaaaatgaacaaattcGATTATATCAAATTCAAAGGTCAAGATATTATTTTGCATTAGTGGAATGCCACAATAAAGAAATAGTcgaatttttatatgaagaATTAAATGATATGGATGCcgatttttgtataaattatttggaTCTTCGAATAATAGATGATAATTGTTCACTTGatgattataaaattaaagaatcATGTGATAAAATTCCAGAAAATTATCAATTTCATTATTCTGTTAGTACAGTTTTAAAGCACACACGTGCAAAATCATCATGGGATGAAAAtccaaaaagaaaaaagctATTATCAACACGATTTACtgaagaaaaattaagagAATTAGATTTAAAGGAATATTTAGCTAATTCTAGTGATAGTGAATCtacatatgaaaataattcagTATCTGGCAATAAAAATTCTCTAAATAGTAGGGAGGATTATAGAAAACTTTTACTAGGAGATATATTAGCTGATGACAACACAAAGAATAGTAAAAAGGGCAtatccatatataataataatgattcaTTTGGAAAAGAAAGCGATGAAATTGACGATTATGATGACGACAATGATAACAATATGGATTATGATgacaatattaataatgcaTGGGCTTATATGAATTCAGATAAAGATTCGATAAGCGATGAAAGTGTTAAAGATTCTTtagttaataaaaataataagtataatgattcaaataaatttaataaaaaaggtaaGGCAAAAGGAGAGTTTGCACTACCTGATAATGACAGTGATAAAGAAGATGAAGTTATTCAagtatttaaaaacatattaaagactaaagaaaagaaagaaGACAACAAAACTCCATgggaaaaatatttagatAAAGTCaaagagaaaaagaaattaaagaaaaaagcaTACTTAGAATCATTGAAACAAAAAGAtgaagaaattaaaaaaattattactaagaaaacaattaaaagaaaaaaagatgGCACAATTAGAAATAACAATGATAAtgttattgaaaaaattaagagCCACCATGCACTTGATGGAAGATTTGCagatttaattaaaaataaggaCTTTAATTTGGATATTACAAATCcgaattataaaaaaactaaatttaatgaagaaatccttaaaaaaaaaaaattataa